From Gossypium raimondii isolate GPD5lz chromosome 11, ASM2569854v1, whole genome shotgun sequence:
ATGTGACACCCACCAAACAGGAAGAACAAACTCTTGATCAAGACAATACACCGGATTCCGCTACCTCTTCTGAACTTTCCGAGCGTCGGAAGGCTCTCTTTGAACCACTGGAACCTATTAAAAACATCAATGGCCGGCGACCATCAGCTGAGTCTTTGCTTCCCCCACCAGACTTCGATGCTGCGAGCTATCCAAAGGGCTGGCTGATTGGAAAGAAGAGGAAGCTGGTAAATGTTGACGTTGTTGAGAGCATGCGGAGGATTGCAGTCCAGGAAATGAATAGAAAGGTCTCATGTCATATACTTAACCTCCTCTCAAAACACTAGCATCTATCTTATATTACATTGACTCCAATAAATGTCAGATATGGATATGTCTAACACGGATCTGAATATTTGTAAGATAAgggtattttaagaaaaatgaagagtccaTATGACATCTTGATTTGTAGAGTCCATGTCTAAATAAGTGCTAGATACGagaacttgaaaaagaaaaaaagaaaaaagagcgTATGCAGCTGATATGGTGAGAAAGTTGTATAGGATAATGAGTAGAGACGATGGAAGGTAATAACttgaaatggttaaaatatgcagGACAGGGAAATTGATGGGTTGAATGAGCAGTTGGAAGAAGATGCGAGGTGCTTAGAACATCTGCAACTTCAGCTTTTACAAGAGAAAAGTAAAAGATCAGAGGTGGAGAGAGAAAACGCAATGCTTCAAGAACAGGTATCCATGCTGATGAATATGTTGCAGGAAGGTGAGGAAGGTCCAGATGATCATGaaccttgaaaacattttcatttaattgttCTTTTCTTTGTAGAGTTAGTTGTCGGAAAATTAGTAAAGAAGGGCATGCAGGATATATATGGCATGCAATCTACCCTCCCCACGATTTAAATTTGCACCCACCCACCCACAGTTAGTCGCGTCTCGTTTGTTGCAGAAGACATGATGAATATTATTGCAATGTATTAtgtatgaaaaagaaaatgtcaaaGCTGTAAAATAGTCGGCTACTTAGGTAGATatgatttaagtttgttttGGCGTGGATGCCaaattatactaaataaattgtttatctGTTTGGATTTTTACACTGCAACTGCATGATTGTTGGTTAAATAATCGCGTTCTTTCTCAACTCTGGATAAGCTTGTGAAACAAATTTATAAGCCTGCAGAGAAAAAGGAATGGGAATGGGAATTGGACCATAACCCCATAGGCAaaacaagaaaaggaaaaaca
This genomic window contains:
- the LOC105802527 gene encoding protein HEADING DATE REPRESSOR 1 isoform X1, producing MEKEEKKKKMEVDSAPAAALEGFSPVSTTRIFWNSRKRSECFNFSPTASGRNLDKVTEETANVTPTKQEEQTLDQDNTPDSATSSELSERRKALFEPLEPIKNINGRRPSAESLLPPPDFDAASYPKGWLIGKKRKLVNVDVVESMRRIAVQEMNRKDREIDGLNEQLEEDARCLEHLQLQLLQEKSKRSEVERENAMLQEQVSMLMNMLQEGEEGPDDHEP
- the LOC105802527 gene encoding protein HEADING DATE REPRESSOR 1 isoform X2, with the translated sequence MEKEEKKKKMEVDSAPAAALEGFSPVSTTRIFWNSRKRSASGRNLDKVTEETANVTPTKQEEQTLDQDNTPDSATSSELSERRKALFEPLEPIKNINGRRPSAESLLPPPDFDAASYPKGWLIGKKRKLVNVDVVESMRRIAVQEMNRKDREIDGLNEQLEEDARCLEHLQLQLLQEKSKRSEVERENAMLQEQVSMLMNMLQEGEEGPDDHEP